One window of Camelina sativa cultivar DH55 chromosome 4, Cs, whole genome shotgun sequence genomic DNA carries:
- the LOC104780534 gene encoding 11-beta-hydroxysteroid dehydrogenase-like 3, with translation MDMLTTILNLLVPPLTIIFLFLFYPFYLLVKLVRCLHKYLRFENVGGKVVLITGASSGIGEHVAYEYAKKGACLALVARRKDRLEIVAETSRQLGSGDVIIIPGDVAKVEDCKKFIDETVHHFGKLDHLINNAGVFQTVLFEDFTQIQDANPIMDINFWGTTHITYFAIPHLRKSKGKIIVIASGSANIPLPLASIYSASKAALLRFFETLRIELSPDIKITIVLPGVVSTDMTTPHCLEKYGSDFLLSESVSKCAKSIFRGIGRGETYIEEPSWMKWVFVMKNVCPEIVDYVLNYLFVSYLKPYFKRD, from the exons ATGGATATGCTTACCACCATTCTCAATCTTCTTGTTCCTCCTCTTACTatcatctttctcttccttttttatcCATTTTATCTTTTGGTCAAACTTGTGCGTTGTCTTCATAAGTACCTTCGCTTCGAAAACGTAGGCGGAAAAGTAGTTCTCATCACCGGAGCTTCTTCTGGCATCGGAGAG catGTGGCATACGAGTACGCAAAGAAAGGAGCATGTTTAGCTCTTGTTGCTCGAAGAAAGGATCGTCTAGAGATAGTAGCAGAAACATCACGCCAATTAGGATCGGGTGATGTCATTATCATACCTGGTGATGTTGCTAAGGTTGAGGACTGCAAGAAGTTCATCGATGAGACGGTTCATCACTTCGGAAAAC TTGACCACCTGATCAACAATGCTGGTGTATTTCAAACTGTTCTTTTCGAAGATTTCACTCAAATTCAAGATGCTAATCCTATAATG GACATCAACTTTTGGGGCACAACACATATCACTTATTTTGCAATTCCTCATCTCCGAAAGAGCAAAGGAAAAATCATTGTGATTGCCTCAGGTTCAGCAAATATACCTTTGCCATTGGCAAGCATCTATTCA GCAAGCAAAGCAGCCTTATTAAGATTCTTTGAGACATTAAGAATAGAGCTCAGTCCGGATATCAAAATAACAATTGTTCTTCCAGGAGTTGTATCAACAGATATGACCACTCCTCACTGTTTAGAAAAG TATGGTTCAGATTTTCTTCTATCAGAATCAGTGAGTAAATGCGCAAAATCAATCTTCCGAGGCATTGGCAGAGGAGAGACATACATAGAGGAGCCATCTTGGATGAAATGGGTGTTTGTAATGAAAAATGTATGTCCAGAAATCGTTGACTACGTACTCAACTATCTATTTGTTAGTTATCTCAAACCTTATTTCAAGCGTGATTGA
- the LOC104780535 gene encoding 40S ribosomal protein S20-2-like, with protein sequence MAYQAMKPTKAGLEEPLEQVHKIRITLSSKNVKNLEKVCTDLVRGAKDKRLRVKGPVRMPTKVLKITTRKAPCGEGTNTWDRFELRVHKRVIDLFSSPDVVKQITSITIEPGVEVEVTIADS encoded by the exons ATGGCGTATCAAGCGATGAAACCCACGAAAGCTGGTTTGGAGGAACCCCTCGAGCAGGTTCATAAGATCAGAATCACTCTCTCTTCCAAGAATGTCAAGAACTTGGAGAAAG TGTGCACTGACTTGGTCCGTGGAGCTAAGGACAAGAGACTTAGAGTTAAGGGACCAGTGAGAATGCCCACTAAGGTTCTTAAGATCACCACCAGAAAGGCACCTTGTGGTGAAG GAACCAACACTTGGGACAGGTTTGAACTTAGGGTTCACAAGAGGGTGATAGACCTCTTCAGCTCCCCTGACGTGGTTAAGCAAATCACTTCGATCACAATTGAACCTGGTGTCGAGGTCGAGGTCACTATTGCTGACTCTTAG
- the LOC104780536 gene encoding 21 kDa protein-like, producing MAKQIFHALFLTLLSTTMLTASSAPVAAGASKRAINFVQSSCKATTYPTVCVNSLSVYANSIQTSPRRLAETALTVTVSQAQSTKLFVSRLARFKGLKKREVQAIRDCLEEINDTVDRLTKSIQEMKMCGSAKGRDQFWFHMSNAQTWTSAALTNANTCSDGFAGRIMDGRIKNSVRSRIVNLGRGTSNALALINAFAQKY from the coding sequence ATGGCAAAACAAATATTCCACGCTCTCTTTCTAACCCTCTTATCCACGACAATGCTCACCGCGTCCTCAGCCCCCGTAGCCGCAGGAGCTTCGAAACGCGCAATAAACTTCGTACAATCCTCTTGCAAAGCCACCACATACCCAACCGTATGCGTCAACTCTCTCTCCGTTTACGCCAACTCCATACAAACAAGCCCTCGACGTCTAGCTGAAACCGCACTCACCGTGACCGTGAGCCAGGCCCAATCCACAAAGCTCTTCGTCTCCCGCTTGGCCCGTTTCAAGGGTCTCAAGAAACGAGAGGTTCAAGCCATTAGGGACTGCCTTGAGGAGATCAATGACACCGTTGACCGTTTGACCAAGTCGATCCAAGAAATGAAGATGTGTGGTAGTGCTAAAGGTCGTGACCAGTTCTGGTTCCACATGAGCAATGCTCAGACTTGGACCAGCGCTGCTTTGACTAATGCCAACACTTGCTCCGATGGGTTCGCGGGTCGAATCATGGATGGCCGGATCAAGAACTCGGTCCGGTCCAGGATCGTGAATTTGGGTAGAGGAACTAGCAACGCCTTAGCCTTGATCAATGcctttgctcaaaaatactaa
- the LOC104780538 gene encoding riboflavin biosynthesis protein PYRR, chloroplastic isoform X1: protein MILTFGTLHIFKPFSSFHRLGRLIPIMALSLRISSSPLICRATLANGDNGRNHHAKDAAFIRRAADLAEMSAGLTSPHPNFGCVIATSSGKVAGEGYLYAQGTKPAEALAVEAAGEFCRGSTAYLNMEPGDCHGDHAAVSALVQAGIERVVVGIRHPLQHLRGSAIRELRSQGIEVNVLGEDFESKVLEDARKACLLVNAPLIHRACSRVPFSVLKYAMTLDGKIAASSGHAAWISSKLSRTRVFELRGRSDAVIVGGNTVRQDDPRLTARHGQGHTPTRIVMTQSLDLPEKANLWDVSEVPTIIVTQRGARRSFQKFLASKGVEVVEFDMLNPREVMEYFHLRGYLSILWECGGTLAASAISSSVIHKVVAFVAPKIIGGRNAPSPVGELGMVEMTQALNLMDVCYEQVGPDMLVTGFLQPIPDLIPVIPSEDATVEIDPSVNPFESSIIFFYKTWDLYGSFSNFSPHPIRMPCGEDNDDYMTWPSVEHYYQANKFVGVENPMAHDCVEKIRTARSPEEAALIGRSTLRQKPELVRNDWEDVKIEVMYMALKCKFSTYPHLKSMLLSTAGSVLVESSPHDLFWGGGREGEGLNYLGRLLMQLRSEFFDDSSVSAENTFLA from the exons ATGATTTTGACATTTGGGACATTGCATATCTTTAaacccttctcttcttttcacagATTAGGCCGATTGATTCCAATTATGGCTCTTTCATTACGAATTAGTTCGTCTCCCTTAATCTGCAGAGCCACTCTAGCTAACGGAGACAATGGTCGTAATCACCACGCGAAAGACGCCGCCTTTATCCGACGTGCTGCTGATTTGGCTGAAATGTCAGCTGGACTTACTTCACCTCACCCTAATTTCGGATGTGTAATCGCTACTTCCTCTGGTAAAGTCGCTGGAGAAGGATATCTCTACGCTCAAGGCACTAAACCGGCTGAAGCGTTGGCTGTTGAAGCTGCTGGAGAGTTTTGTAGAGGCTCCACGGCTTATTTAAACATGGAGCCTGGTGATTGTCACGGCGACCACGCTGCTGTATCTGCTCTTGTTCAG GCAGGAATTGAACGAGTTGTTGTTGGAATAAGGCATCCTCTACAACATCTAAGAGGCTCTGCGATTCGTGAACTAAGGAGCCAAGGGATTGAAGTGAATGTTCTTGGAGAGGACTTTGAGAGTAAAGTTCTTGAG GATGCTCGGAAAGCGTGTCTTCTTGTGAATGCTCCTTTGATTCATAGAGCTTGTTCTCGTGTTCCATTCTCTGTTCTTAAGTATGCCATGACTCTTGATG GTAAGATTGCAGCAAGTAGTGGACATGCAGCATGGATAAGTAGTAAACTCTCTAGAACCCGAGTGTTTGAGTTGCGAGGAAGAAGTGATGCCGTGATAGTTGGAGGAAACACTGTACGCCAAGATG ATCCTCGATTGACTGCAAGACATGGACAGGGTCACACCCCTACGCGAATTGTGATGACTCAGAGTCTTGATCTTCCTGAGAAAGCCAATCTCTGGGATGTCTCGGAAGTGCCTACCATAATTGTTACACAAAGAGGTGCGAGAAGGAGTTTCCAGAAATTTCTTGCCTCCAAAGGTGTTGAAGTTGTGGAGTTTGACATGTTGAATCCAAGAGAAGTTATGGAGTATTTCCATCTTCGTGGGTATCTCTCGATTCTATGGGAGTGTGGAGGAACATTAGCTGCATCTGCTATATCATCCAGCGTCATCCACAAG GTTGTAGCTTTCGTTGCCCCAAAAATTATCGGTGGGAGGAATGCGCCTTCTCCTGTTGGTGAACTTGGGATGGTAGAGATGACACAAGCATTGAATCTAATGGATGTTTGCTACGAGCAg GTTGGCCCCGACATGCTTGTCACCGGGTTTCTTCAACCCATACCAGACCTTATACCTGTTATCCCATCAGAGGACGCAACTGTTGAGATTGACCCCAGTGTTAACCCCTTTGAATCTAGTATCATATTCTTTTACAAAACATGGGACCTTTATGGAAGTTTCTCAAACTTTTCTCCGCATCCAATACGAATGCCCTGTGGCGAGGACAATGATGATTACATGACCTGGCCCAGTGTGGAGCATTACTATCAG GCAAACAAGTTTGTTGGGGTCGAAAATCCGATGGCACATGACTGCGTTGAGAAAATTAGAACAGCTAGAAGTCCAGAGGAGGCAGCTCTGATAGGCAGATCAACGCTGAGACAGAAACCTGAACTG GTTCGGAATGACTGGGAAGATGTGAAGATAGAAGTAATGTACATGGCTCTAAAATGCAAGTTCTCGACTTATCCTCACTTGAAATCAATGCTGCTCTCAACTGCTGGTTCGGTTCTTGTGGAGTCTTCACCGCACGATCTATTCTGGGGAGgtggccgagaaggagaagggctCAACTATCTTGGTCGACTACTTATGCAACTTCGTTCAGAGTTTTTCGACGATTCCTCTGTTTCAGCTGAAAACACTTTTTTAGCCTGA
- the LOC104780538 gene encoding riboflavin biosynthesis protein PYRR, chloroplastic isoform X2 gives MALSLRISSSPLICRATLANGDNGRNHHAKDAAFIRRAADLAEMSAGLTSPHPNFGCVIATSSGKVAGEGYLYAQGTKPAEALAVEAAGEFCRGSTAYLNMEPGDCHGDHAAVSALVQAGIERVVVGIRHPLQHLRGSAIRELRSQGIEVNVLGEDFESKVLEDARKACLLVNAPLIHRACSRVPFSVLKYAMTLDGKIAASSGHAAWISSKLSRTRVFELRGRSDAVIVGGNTVRQDDPRLTARHGQGHTPTRIVMTQSLDLPEKANLWDVSEVPTIIVTQRGARRSFQKFLASKGVEVVEFDMLNPREVMEYFHLRGYLSILWECGGTLAASAISSSVIHKVVAFVAPKIIGGRNAPSPVGELGMVEMTQALNLMDVCYEQVGPDMLVTGFLQPIPDLIPVIPSEDATVEIDPSVNPFESSIIFFYKTWDLYGSFSNFSPHPIRMPCGEDNDDYMTWPSVEHYYQANKFVGVENPMAHDCVEKIRTARSPEEAALIGRSTLRQKPELVRNDWEDVKIEVMYMALKCKFSTYPHLKSMLLSTAGSVLVESSPHDLFWGGGREGEGLNYLGRLLMQLRSEFFDDSSVSAENTFLA, from the exons ATGGCTCTTTCATTACGAATTAGTTCGTCTCCCTTAATCTGCAGAGCCACTCTAGCTAACGGAGACAATGGTCGTAATCACCACGCGAAAGACGCCGCCTTTATCCGACGTGCTGCTGATTTGGCTGAAATGTCAGCTGGACTTACTTCACCTCACCCTAATTTCGGATGTGTAATCGCTACTTCCTCTGGTAAAGTCGCTGGAGAAGGATATCTCTACGCTCAAGGCACTAAACCGGCTGAAGCGTTGGCTGTTGAAGCTGCTGGAGAGTTTTGTAGAGGCTCCACGGCTTATTTAAACATGGAGCCTGGTGATTGTCACGGCGACCACGCTGCTGTATCTGCTCTTGTTCAG GCAGGAATTGAACGAGTTGTTGTTGGAATAAGGCATCCTCTACAACATCTAAGAGGCTCTGCGATTCGTGAACTAAGGAGCCAAGGGATTGAAGTGAATGTTCTTGGAGAGGACTTTGAGAGTAAAGTTCTTGAG GATGCTCGGAAAGCGTGTCTTCTTGTGAATGCTCCTTTGATTCATAGAGCTTGTTCTCGTGTTCCATTCTCTGTTCTTAAGTATGCCATGACTCTTGATG GTAAGATTGCAGCAAGTAGTGGACATGCAGCATGGATAAGTAGTAAACTCTCTAGAACCCGAGTGTTTGAGTTGCGAGGAAGAAGTGATGCCGTGATAGTTGGAGGAAACACTGTACGCCAAGATG ATCCTCGATTGACTGCAAGACATGGACAGGGTCACACCCCTACGCGAATTGTGATGACTCAGAGTCTTGATCTTCCTGAGAAAGCCAATCTCTGGGATGTCTCGGAAGTGCCTACCATAATTGTTACACAAAGAGGTGCGAGAAGGAGTTTCCAGAAATTTCTTGCCTCCAAAGGTGTTGAAGTTGTGGAGTTTGACATGTTGAATCCAAGAGAAGTTATGGAGTATTTCCATCTTCGTGGGTATCTCTCGATTCTATGGGAGTGTGGAGGAACATTAGCTGCATCTGCTATATCATCCAGCGTCATCCACAAG GTTGTAGCTTTCGTTGCCCCAAAAATTATCGGTGGGAGGAATGCGCCTTCTCCTGTTGGTGAACTTGGGATGGTAGAGATGACACAAGCATTGAATCTAATGGATGTTTGCTACGAGCAg GTTGGCCCCGACATGCTTGTCACCGGGTTTCTTCAACCCATACCAGACCTTATACCTGTTATCCCATCAGAGGACGCAACTGTTGAGATTGACCCCAGTGTTAACCCCTTTGAATCTAGTATCATATTCTTTTACAAAACATGGGACCTTTATGGAAGTTTCTCAAACTTTTCTCCGCATCCAATACGAATGCCCTGTGGCGAGGACAATGATGATTACATGACCTGGCCCAGTGTGGAGCATTACTATCAG GCAAACAAGTTTGTTGGGGTCGAAAATCCGATGGCACATGACTGCGTTGAGAAAATTAGAACAGCTAGAAGTCCAGAGGAGGCAGCTCTGATAGGCAGATCAACGCTGAGACAGAAACCTGAACTG GTTCGGAATGACTGGGAAGATGTGAAGATAGAAGTAATGTACATGGCTCTAAAATGCAAGTTCTCGACTTATCCTCACTTGAAATCAATGCTGCTCTCAACTGCTGGTTCGGTTCTTGTGGAGTCTTCACCGCACGATCTATTCTGGGGAGgtggccgagaaggagaagggctCAACTATCTTGGTCGACTACTTATGCAACTTCGTTCAGAGTTTTTCGACGATTCCTCTGTTTCAGCTGAAAACACTTTTTTAGCCTGA
- the LOC104780540 gene encoding probable pectinesterase/pectinesterase inhibitor 33, with translation MLRGIFHICLLASFLLLPFSSAVHHSGFTGGTDAPPPWDHNVTPPPETAPSPTPTSSSPTASPPSPGPVAPPAPSNNGSVSGDMTWWCNKTPHAETCNYYFRKSSQNNINRPPRFRSEFLRMLVKIALDQAVITHSQTVKFGPSCTNNQRKAAWSDCVHLFQNTVAQLNRTLKGLNPAALNDVKCTDFDAQTWLSTAQTNIETCRSGSEDLNVSDFVMPAISNKNLSDLIGNCLAVNGVLMKQHNHTTANHKEYFPSWVSRHERRLIVSASLAKSRPHLVVSLDRSGHFRSIQAAINFAARRRYKSRFVIYVKKGVYRENIDVGNDNHNIMLVGDGERKTIVTSGRSVQHGYTTYNSATAGFGGQRFVAKDMTFINTAGPLRGQAVAVRSSSDLSVFYRVGIHGFQDTLYIHSQRQFFRECYISGTIDFIFGNAAVVFQNCMIVVRRPLHGQANIITAQGRGDPFQNTGITIHSSRIIAASDLRPVIRSYKTYLGRPWQAYSRVTIMKTYIDNSISPLGWSPWLRGSNFALNTVFYGEYKNFGPGSSTRWRVRWKGFHAITSTAVASRFTVGSLIAGGSWLPATGVPFKSGL, from the exons ATGCTTAGAGGCATCTTTCACATTTGCCTCTTGGcctcatttcttcttctaccGTTCTCCTCCGCCGTACACCATAGTGGCTTCACTGGTGGAACCGATGCTCCTCCTCCGTGGGATCATAATGTTACCCCACCACCAGAAACCGCACCATCCCCAACCCCCACCTCGAGTTCCCCTACCGCTTCACCGCCATCTCCCGGACCGGTGGCTCCACCGGCTCCTTCTAATAACGGCTCTGTCTCCGGCGACATGACATGGTGGTGCAACAAGACTCCACACGCTGAGACATGCAATTACTACTTCAGGAAGAGCTCACAGAATAACATCAACCGACCACCAAGGTTCCGGTCCGAGTTCTTACGAATGCTTGTCAAGATAGCACTTGACCAAGCCGTGATTACACACAGTCAAACTGTTAAGTTCGGACCAAGCTGCACCAACAACCAAAGGAAGGCCGCTTGGTCAGACTGCGTACACCTCTTCCAAAACACAGTGGCTCAGCTGAACCGAACGCTCAAGGGACTTAACCCGGCGGCGTTAAATGATGTCAAGTGTACGGACTTCGACGCACAAACATGGCTCAGCACGGCTCAGACCAACATCGAGACATGCCGTTCCGGATCCGAGGATCTTAACGTCTCAGATTTCGTCATGCCGGCGATCTCCAACAAGAACTTGTCAGATTTAATTGGAAACTGCTTGGCCGTCAATGGAGTTCTCATGAAGCAACATAATCATACGACTG CAAACCACAAAGAATACTTCCCAAGCTGGGTCTCAAGACACGAGAGACGTTTGATCGTATCAGCCTCTTTAGCGAAATCGAGGCCACACCTAGTGGTATCACTAGACAGGTCCGGCCATTTCCGGTCAATACAAGCTGCCATAAACTTCGCAGCAAGAAGGAGATACAAGTCAAGATTTGTCATATATGTGAAGAAAGGTGTTTACAGAGAGAACATCGATGTTGGCAACGATAACCACAACATCATGCTCGTCGGCGACGGTGAGAGAAAAACAATCGTCACCAGTGGCCGAAGCGTCCAGCACGGTTACACCACCTATAACTCTGCAACCGCCG GCTTTGGAGGCCAAAGGTTTGTAGCAAAAGACATGACATTCATCAACACGGCAGGGCCATTACGCGGCCAAGCTGTGGCGGTTCGATCATCCTCTGACCTCTCTGTTTTCTACCGAGTCGGTATCCATGGATTCCAAGACACTCTCTACATCCACTCACAACGTCAGTTCTTTAGAGAGTGTTACATCTCAGGCACCATCGACTTCATCTTTGGAAATGCAGCTGTTGTGTTTCAAAACTGCATGATTGTTGTCCGAAGACCCCTCCATGGCCAAGCCAACATTATAACCGCTCAAGGTCGGGGTGACCCTTTCCAGAACACAGGCATAACCATCCATAGCTCAAGGATAATCGCGGCTTCTGATTTGAGGCCTGTGATTCGATCGTACAAGACTTATTTAGGCCGACCGTGGCAAGCTTATTCGCGCGTCACAATCATGAAGACCTACATAGATAACTCGATCAGTCCCTTGGGATGGTCTCCTTGGTTAAGAGGATCCAATTTTGCTCTCAATACTGTTTTCTATGGAGAGTACAAAAATTTTGGGCCGGGGTCTTCCACAAGATGGCGGGTCCGTTGGAAAGGATTCCACGCCATAACGAGCACCGCAGTTGCTTCTCGGTTTACCGTCGGAAGCCTTATCGCCGGCGGTTCATGGTTGCCAGCCACTGGCGTGCCTTTCAAGTCAGGGTTGTGA
- the LOC104783872 gene encoding uncharacterized protein LOC104783872 yields MKAKINSVLEKKLEELESLLEVVTFTDDDDPNLRKIQLGILFVRTLLTAEISSRRMHVEGEEDVDERFHCLAKRLTEIEASIINQWPGHHDNGSLIKSEMETLGTNDGDETGADYSSVGSCLNESSKAEEEEEEVEAEQWPMFQDASSEEMEEVKFPVAGTVKEEVMDREVKGNGRVCFRALVYFGLIGLVGGMISLVGYIGDSNANLFLTPT; encoded by the coding sequence atgaaggCAAAGATAAACTCAGTCTTGGAGAAGAAACTTGAAGAACTCGAGTCTTTACTTGAAGTAGTCACTTTTACCGACGATGATGATCCCAATCTTCGGAAAATACAACTTGGAATTTTATTTGTGAGGACCCTTTTAACGGCTGAGATTTCGTCTCGACGGATGCAtgtggaaggagaagaagacgttGACGAAAGGTTTCATTGCTTAGCAAAGAGGTTAACCGAAATAGAGGCTTCTATCATTAATCAATGGCCCGGTCATCATGATAATGGTTCACTGATCAAATCAGAAATGGAAACTTTGGGAACTAATGATGGCGATGAAACCGGTGCGGATTACTCGTCCGTCGGATCTTGTCTGAACGAGTCTAGTAAAgcagaagaggaggaggaagaagtagaGGCTGAGCAGTGGCCAATGTTTCAAGATGCGTCATCGGAGGAGATGGAAGAGGTTAAGTTTCCGGTGGCGGGCACGGTTAAGGAAGAGGTGATGGATAGAGAAGTGAAAGGGAATGGGCGGGTGTGTTTTAGGGCTTTGGTTTATTTCGGTTTGATTGGTTTAGTTGGTGGTATGATCAGTTTAGTTGGTTATATTGGTGATAGCAATGCTAATTTGTTTCTTACCCCTACTTAG